From the Saimiri boliviensis isolate mSaiBol1 chromosome X, mSaiBol1.pri, whole genome shotgun sequence genome, one window contains:
- the LOC101049432 gene encoding large ribosomal subunit protein eL42-like — protein MVNVPKTCRTFCKKCGKHQPHKVTLYAQGKRRYDRKQSGYGGQTKPIFWKKAKTTKKIVLRLECVEPNCRSKRMLAIKRCKHFELGGDKKRKGQVIQF, from the coding sequence ATGGTGAACGTTCCTAAAACCTGCCGGACTTTCTGTAAGAAGTGTGGTAAGCACCAACCCCACAAAGTGACACTGTATGCCCAGGGAAAGCGGCGTTATGACAGGAAGCAGAGTGGCTATGGTGGGCAAACTAAGCCGATTTTCTGGAAAAAggctaaaactacaaagaagatTGTGCTAAGGCTCGAGTGCGTTGAGCCCAACTGCAGATCTAAGAGAATGCTGGCTATTAAAAGATGCAAGCATTTTGAACTGGGAGGAGATAAGAAGAGAAAGGGCCAAGTGATCCAGTTCTAA